The following DNA comes from bacterium.
CGCGGCCGTCTGCTGGTGGATGAGGGTGCGCGCCGCGCCCTGGCCGAGCGCGCCGGGAGCCTTCTTTCCAGCGGGGTGCGTCAGGTGCAGGGCTCGTTCGAGCCGGGGGATGTGGTGGAAATAGTCTGCACTGCGGATGACATGGTGTTCGCCAAGGGCGTGTCCAGCTACAGCGCCGAGGACCTGGAGCGGATCAAGGGCCTGCACAGCTCGCGGATCAACGAGGTGCTGGGCCACGCCGCCCCGGATGAGGTGGTGCACAAGGACAACCTGGTGCTGCTGAACGGGCAGTGACAGATTGCACTTCGACTTTGAGCAGCCGGAAAGTGGTCGAACGGGCGTCCGGCGGGCGCCCGTTTTGCGTTACCTGCCCTCTTCTCCTTCCCGATTGACTTTTAGCGGACGTTCCGACAGGAGAGACCACAGCATGGAACACTGTCTGAGAAGGTTCCCCCGGACCGGCTGTATACTGCTGCTCGCTGTGCTGGCCCTGGCCTGCGGGAAAAAGAGCCACCCCGAGGCAGCGGGCTGGATCGACTCCGTGCGCCCGGATCACCCCCGCCTGCTCCTCAACCGGGATATCCTGCCCGCGGTCAAAGCCCTCACGCAGAACGAGGAGCGCGAGTTCTACGGGAAATTCAAGTTCCGGGTGGATGAGTGGGCCCAGATCGATTCGTCGGAGGGCGATTTCGGCTCGCAGGCCGCGGCTGCGGCATTTGTGTATCTGATGAGCGGGGAGCGCCGTTATTTCGAGCTCAGCCGCACCATGCTGCACCGGAGTATCAGCTATTATCAGCGCTGCTTTGCCGAGAAGCGCAGCGTGGACTGGTACGTGTTCTCGCGAGTGGATGCCTGGGCCGCCCTGGACTGGATCTGGAACGACCTGCCGGTGCAGGAGCGCAGAGAGCTGACTGCCTCCTACCTGCGAGTCGTGCTGGATGTCCTTCCCACCGGCGATTATACCGGCAACCGGAAGCCTTTTCCGCAGGAGAACTGGGGCTGGATCGACTCGGGATTTTACGGCACCGCGGCGCTCGCCTGGTACGCGGGGCTCACCGCCCTGGGCGAGGGTGTGGATGACAACCTGGCCCGTCGGCTCACCCTCCAGGGTTACGACCTGTATACTCAGGTCCTGGAATACCGCAGCCGTATGGCGGGCGATGACGGCGGCTCGGCCTCGGCGGCGCTCAACTACACCCTGGTGGCCTATCCCTGGGCCGAGTTCAATTTCTTCCATACCGTCGAGTCCGCCACCGGGGTGAACCTGGCGCCGCGCTGGCCCTACGTGGGGCTGCTGCCCGGCTACCTGATGTGGAACATGCTGCCAGGCGAGCGATATTTCGGCTGGGGTGACAGTTACCACGAGACAAACAAGCTCCGTCTCAACCAGATGGACATGCACTTGTGGCAGATAAT
Coding sequences within:
- a CDS encoding heparinase II/III family protein, with the translated sequence MEHCLRRFPRTGCILLLAVLALACGKKSHPEAAGWIDSVRPDHPRLLLNRDILPAVKALTQNEEREFYGKFKFRVDEWAQIDSSEGDFGSQAAAAAFVYLMSGERRYFELSRTMLHRSISYYQRCFAEKRSVDWYVFSRVDAWAALDWIWNDLPVQERRELTASYLRVVLDVLPTGDYTGNRKPFPQENWGWIDSGFYGTAALAWYAGLTALGEGVDDNLARRLTLQGYDLYTQVLEYRSRMAGDDGGSASAALNYTLVAYPWAEFNFFHTVESATGVNLAPRWPYVGLLPGYLMWNMLPGERYFGWGDSYHETNKLRLNQMDMHLWQIIHFYGDGMPREMAFTRWLLDRMPRDDRISFPWARFLIRRRHPELVPAGPDEILPQARMFEHMGQVFFRSGSGESDTYATFTAGGSLEQHKHFDHNNFNIYHKGFLALDTGTRPEPGQHLTHYYCRSVAHNCVLIRMPGEEMP